The segment CCACCACCTCCAGCCGGTCGCCCTTGCGGCCGCGGAACGGGATCAGCGTGACCTTCTCGATCCGGGCCAGCACGGTGACGTGCTCGTCCACCTCCAGCTCGTCCAGGCTGGTGAGCTGCCCGCGCTCGACGTACCGGCGCGGGTAGTGGTGCAGCAGGTCGCCGACCGTGCGCAGCTTGAGACTGTCGGCCAGCGCCTTCGCGGTGCGGTCGCCGACCAGTTCCTTCAGCGGTTCATCGAGAGCGCCCATCGCCCCATTCCACACCACCGGACCGACGCTCCGGTCTCACTCCACCCCGATGAGCAGCGGTGCGGCCTCCCGGCCGCCCGGGTAGGCGACGGTGTCGACCTCGGGGCGGGTGCGCCGGGCGTGCGCGATCAGCCGGTCGGCGAGCTCCTCGGGGGCCTCCTCGCCGAGCACCAGGGTGACCAGTTCGCCGCCGGCCGCGAGCATCCGGTCGAGCACGGTGAGCGCGGTCCCGGTGAGGTCGGCGCCGATCACCGCGACGTCGCCGTCGATCAGGCCGAGCACGTCGCCGGCCTGGCAGACGCCCGCCATGGTCCAGGACTCGCCCTCGGCGACGGCCAGTTCGGCGTACCGGGTGGCCCCGGCGGCGGAGGTCATCGCCACCACGTCCTCGTCGAAGCGCCGCCCGGCGTCGTGCACGGCCAGCGCGGCCAGGCCCTGCACCGGGGAGCGGGTGGGCAGCACGGCGATCCGGACGCCCTCCTCGCGCAGCTGGTCGGCGGCGGCGCCGGCGGCGGCGCGCAGTTCGGGGTCGTTGAGCAGCAGCACCACCTCGCGGGCGCCGCAGCGGTGCACGGCGGCGACCAGTTCGGCGCTGGCGGGCGGGCGGTCGGGGTCGGCGGCGAGCACCACCGAGCCGGCCTGCTCGCACAGCTGGGCCAGTCCGCTGCCGGTCACCACGCTGAGCACGGCCCGGCCGTGCGAGACGGTCTCCTCGCGCTCCCCGGACCGGGCCGCGGCCTCGGCGAAGTGGGTGATCCTGATCCGGTGCGGCCGCCCGGCCTCGACGCCCGCCTCGACGGCGGCGCCCGCGTCGTCCACGTGCACGTGGACGTTCCACAGGCCGTCGCCGCCGCCGATCACCAGCGAGTCGCCGAGCCGTCCCAGGCGTTCGCGCAGCAGCGGGAGCTGTCCGTCCTCGGCCTCCAGCAGGTAGATCACCTCGAACGCCGGGTGGCCGGAGCCGGACGGGCGCTCGTGGCTCTCGCAGCCGTCCACCACCAGCGGGTCGATCTCGCGGCGCAGCGCGACCGGGCCCATCGGCTGCTGCCCGGAGACGGCGTCCACCAGCGCGCCCAGCACGGCGACCAGTCCGCGGCCGCCCGCGTCCACCACGCCCGCCTCGGCCAGCGCGGACAGCTGGTCGGGGGTGAGCAGCAGCGCCTGCCGGGCCGCCCGGTACGCCTCCTGGGCCTGTCCGGTCAGGCCGTCGGCGCCGGTGGCGGCGTCCGCGGCGGCGGCGGCGACGGTCAGCAGGGTGCCCTCGACCGGTTGGGCGACCGCCCGGTACGCGGAGCGGGCGCCGTGGTCGAGCGCGGCGGCCAGTTCGCCGCCGTCGGAGAGCACTTCGGCCAGGCCGCGCAGCCACTGGGCGAGGATCACGCCGGAGTTCCCGCGCGCGCCGATCAGCGCGCCGCGGGCGGCGGCGGCCGCGGCGACCGCCAGTCCGGGTTCCTCGGTGGCGGCGAACACCGCGTCCAGCGCCTCGGCTGCGGACTCCACGGTCAGGTAGAGGTTGGTCCCGGTGTCCCCGTCCGGAACCGGGTACACGTTCAGCGCGTCGATCTCCTCGCGGGCCTGGCCGAGGGCGGCCAGCGCGAGCCGGCACCAGGTGCGGACGGCCGGGGCGTCGAGGGTGTCCAGCACCAGGTCTCCTCCGGATGAACGCCACGGGAACGCGAAAGGACGCGGTGGCGAGGGGCGATGCTGGCAGGTTATCGGCCCGCGCGGGGGTGCCGGTCGCAGGCTCGTGCCCAGCTCGGGGGAACGATCACCCCCGCGATCGTGGTAGTTTCGTTGAGCGGGAGTCACCGTTGTATGCTCTCCCGGTTGCCTGGAGCACCCCGGGCTAGTTCAAGTACCTGATCTGAAGTCTTGGAGTGACTCCTGTGGCTGCCAACTGTGACGTCTGCGGCAAGGGCCCGGGCTTCGGCAACAGCATCTCCCACTCGCACCGCCGCACCCCCCGTCGT is part of the Kitasatospora cineracea genome and harbors:
- a CDS encoding DAK2 domain-containing protein; translation: MLDTLDAPAVRTWCRLALAALGQAREEIDALNVYPVPDGDTGTNLYLTVESAAEALDAVFAATEEPGLAVAAAAAARGALIGARGNSGVILAQWLRGLAEVLSDGGELAAALDHGARSAYRAVAQPVEGTLLTVAAAAADAATGADGLTGQAQEAYRAARQALLLTPDQLSALAEAGVVDAGGRGLVAVLGALVDAVSGQQPMGPVALRREIDPLVVDGCESHERPSGSGHPAFEVIYLLEAEDGQLPLLRERLGRLGDSLVIGGGDGLWNVHVHVDDAGAAVEAGVEAGRPHRIRITHFAEAAARSGEREETVSHGRAVLSVVTGSGLAQLCEQAGSVVLAADPDRPPASAELVAAVHRCGAREVVLLLNDPELRAAAGAAADQLREEGVRIAVLPTRSPVQGLAALAVHDAGRRFDEDVVAMTSAAGATRYAELAVAEGESWTMAGVCQAGDVLGLIDGDVAVIGADLTGTALTVLDRMLAAGGELVTLVLGEEAPEELADRLIAHARRTRPEVDTVAYPGGREAAPLLIGVE